Below is a window of Vibrio sp. SS-MA-C1-2 DNA.
CTAACGTCATCACTAATAGCCATCGAATCTTTTCAGGTAATTTGTCTGAAAAGTACGTCACGCTAACATGGGTGCTTTTTTTTATCGCAATGGCTGAACCAATAAGACATAAGTACATGAAAAGCACACGTGCTAATTCTTCGCTCCATAATGATGGTGAGTTTAAAAACCAGCGAGTGGCAATCTGCCAAGTTAAGATAAATAACAGTGCGACCATTAACGGCACGGTAATTATCTCTTCGATATTTTCAATCACTTTCTTAAACATTGTCCTTATCCTTGTTATTCAATGTGTAATGGAGTGGAGGAGAGAGGCGAGTAAAGGGGGGGGAATTTACTGCCTCACTCACTTGCCGCCTACTAGCAACGCCAATTACTTTAGGTATACCTTTCTTACTTGAAGTCGCTAGGTTGTTAGCTGCATTCGTTCGCCCCAATCATATAGAACAGCCATACTCATGGAGCCTCTCTCTCTTGCTGCCTACTAGCAACGCCAATTACTTTTGGTATAAGTTATGTGTTCTATAGTGAACTTATTTGAGAGATAACCGGTTCGCCAACTTTCTTCTCAAACTGAGTATAAAGTGGTTTCATTGCCTCTCGGAATGGGGCTAAATCAGGGTAAGAAACTTTCATTCCTTGCTCTTCAAAGAAGGCGATAAGGTCTGCTTCTTGCTTTTTAACCGTTGCAGTATGTTCAGCACCAATTTCTTTGACTGTTTTACTGATTAATGCTTTATCAGTATCAGATAACTTTTTCCATGAAGCTTCAGACATAATAACCATCTGATCATTAATAATATGATGAGTCATGGCTAAGTTACTTTGTACTTCATAAAACTTCATTGTATTAATGGCAGGTAATGGATTCTCTTCACCATCAACCGCATTAGTTTGTAGTGCTAGGTAAACTTCTGAAAATGCCATTGGCGTTGGAGATGCGCCTGAAAGTTTTGCAAATTCTAAGTTTGGCTTGGCATTAGGTACGCGTAATTTTAATCCTTTGAAATCTTGGATTGAATCAAGGGGGCGATTTGACGTCGTTTCTCGTGTTCCGTTATACCAAGTATCAAGAGCACGCCAACCAAACTTATTGAGCATTTGAGAACGAATATCTTGTCCAAAATCAGAATTATAGACCTTTTGGAAATGGTCAAAATCGCGGATGGCATAAGGGAGAGCGACCGCTTCAGCTTTTGGAATCCATAGACCCATTCGACCAAACTCTGCATAAGTAAGATCTAAGTCACCGTAAGTCACTTGTTGTAACATCGCACGATCATCACCTAATTGAGCGCTTGGGTAAAGCGCGACTTTGATTTCACCGTTACTCACTTGCTCTATTTTATCCGCAAAAGATTTAGCTGAGTTATATTCGACAGAGCCAACGGATGCTTGTAATCCCATCTTTAAGGTAGTTTCAGCTTGAGACGCAAAAGCACAACCTGCCAGTGCGAGAGAAAGAGCTACTTTATTTAATTTATTCATCATTCATTCCTTGTCATTAATGAGCCAAATCACTTTTTCCAAATCCGAATGAAACTTTTTCTGGAAAAAATAATCTTCATAAATTATGATTGTGATGAATTTAATTTTCAAATTAAAGTTTTGAAAAATGTGATAAGTGATCTATTTTTAACCATTTTTGTTGATATTTGATTAAGGCGAAATGCTTAATTGATGACGTAGGTGGTACAGGGAGTATGATAATGAAGATCAATAAATTGACTAACTTGAATAAATTAGAGCAGTTGAGAGTGTCGTTACAAGGTCAAACCGTGGTGTCTATTCAACCCGTTGATAATGGACCTCTTGATAAGGTGGCTATTATTGTGGCAATGGCACTGGCTGCGGAGCAAGCTGGCGCAAAAGCATTGAGAATACAAGGTATTGCTAATATTCAGGCCGTCACTCAAGCGGTAAAAATTCCAGTGATTGGGATAGTAAAGCGTGATTTCGATGATAGCCCAGTTAGGATCACACCTTTTGTTGCGGACGTTATTGGTTTAGCCAATGCCGGTGCAACCATTATTGCGATTGATGCGACGGATCGAGTCAGACCAGAAAGCCGTGAAGTACTCACTAAAGCGATTCATGATGCGGGATGCTTTGCGATGGCAGATTGTTCCAATTATCAAGATGGTGTTTGGGCTAATCAGCATGGTGTTGAAATTATTGGTACCACGCTATCGGGATATACTGGCGATCTCATTCCTGAAGAGCCTGATTTTGAGTTATTAAGACAATTCTCACAAGCTGGCTTTTTTACGATGGCAGAAGGACGCTATAACACCCCAGAGTTAGCGGCAGAAGCGATAGAACATGGGGCTGTTGCCGTCACCGTTGGATCAGCGATTACCCGTTTAGAAGTGGTGACGAATTGGTTTAATTCTGCAACACAAAGTGCCAATAGTCAGATAGAAGCTAATCATATTGAAAATCAAACGAAAGAATTAAACTCAAAAACGGAAGATTTGCTATGAAAATTTTAGCGATTGATATCGGTGGAACTAAAGTCGCGTATGGCATTATTGAAAATGGTCAATTGCTTTCAAGAGAACAATTTGCCACACCTAAAACCGTGACAATAGAGAGTTTTAATCAACTTATTATTGAAAACTGTAAACATGAAATTGATTTATGCAGTGAAATCAGGATTTCGACGACTGGCTTAGTCACATCTGAAGGAATTAGTGCGATAAATCCAGTCACGTTACCATTTCCTGCCCCTTTTCCCTTGGCTAAAAAACTTAAAGAAACGACTAAAATTCCTGTTTTTATATTGAATGATGCCCAAGCGGCTACTTGGTTTGAATATCAGCAACTGACCATTAAAGCTAAAAATATGGCTTATGTTACCGTTTCAACCGGGGTGGGGGGCGGATTGATTATTGACCATCAACTCCAAAAAGGAGCTGGTGGATTAGCAGGTCATATTGGACACATGGTGATTGAACAGCAAGGTGAACGTTGTGGTTGTGGTCGTCAAGGTTGTGTCGAAGTCATTGCTTCTGGAACCGCCATCCATAAACAAGCTCAACAAGTTTTTGGTGAGCAGATAAGTAATATTCAGTTATTTGAGATGTTAGAAAGCGACCAAAAAGCATTCGATATTATCCAAAATAGCGCTAAGGCGATTGCAACGCTCTGTTGTAATTTAAAAGCCAGTTTGGATCTTGATCTTATTGTCATCGGTGGAGGTATCGGACTCGCTAACGGTTATTTACAGTTGGTACAAAAAGAGATAACTAAACAACCTCATATCTTTCAAGTCAAAACAATTTCTGCACAAGGTGGTCATGATGCGTGTTTGTTAGGTGCAGCAAGCTATTTTGATTCTCACTTAACGAAAAGTAACCTTTAAGCATCCAATACCACAGTTCAGACAAAGGCAGCAACTGAGATTACTTAAGTTGTTGCCATCTCTTAATTTGAACAGTCACTCAGCTACTTTTATTTACTACCTCTTTATTATCGTCATTCTTCAAAAACACCCTTCAAGCAAATTCTTTGGATTTATATATCAATATTTTTAGCTGCAATAAATGTAAAAAAGAGTTGGCTTTAGTGATCTCTGTAACAATACTGTCTCTAAAGGTTGATCTGTTGTGCGAATAATGTAAATTGACTTCGTATGCAATAAATTATTAACAAATTATTAACCAATAATTTGGGTCTTTAGTTTCCTAAATACGATCAAGATACTTATTATAAAGGGATTTTATATGAATTTTAAAAAGATAACATTGTTAGCTCTTGGATTGGGCTTTTTAAGTGTGAATACGAATGCTGAAACTGTGATTCGTATTGGGCATGATAGCCAAGAAACATCACCGGCTCATAAAGCGATGTTATTTTTTGAAAAAGAACTAGAGCAACGCTCTAATGGTGAGATTGAAGTAGAGATCTATCCGGCACGTCAATTAGGTGGAGTACGAGAGACGACCGAACTTGTTCAGCAGGGCAATCTGCAAATGACTTTTGGGGCTTCAGTTTTACTCTCTCCTTATGTTCCAGAGTTTAATTTACTCGATACATTTTATCTATTTGATGATTTAGATCAGGCACATAAAGCATTGGACAGTGACAAAATTGGTCAACCTCTTCTTAATGCAATGGATTCAAAAGGTTTTCATGGTTTAGGATTTATGGAACTTGGCTTTAGAAGTATTACCAATAATAAAGCCCCAATTGATTCATTAGCTGATTTAGATGGTTTAAAAATACGTTCTGCTTCAAATCCAACTCAAATTTCTGCTTGGAAATCGGTCGAAACCATTCCAACACCGCTTTCATGGGGAGAGATATTTACTTCCTTGCAACAGGGTTTAATTAATGCGCAAGAAAGTTCGCTCTATTCAGTTTATGCCGAGCGATTCTATGAGGCGCAAGAGTATCTGTCATTAACAGAACATATTTATAGTAACTATGTATTGTTTATGAATAAAGATTTTTGGACAGAGTTACCAGAAGAGCAACAGAGTTTACTTGATACGGTGACAGCTGAAACGATTGCAATGCAACGTATATTAGCTAAAGAACAAAATGAAAGTGTGATTACTCAATTAAAAGAGAAAGGGATGAAGGTAAATACGGTACCTGTTGATGTTAGACAAGCGATGAAAGTAAAAATGAATGATTCCATATATAGCACCTTAAGAGAGCGAACAGGCCCTCAACTGTTTGATTCGATAATGGTTGAAATTGATAACCTTTAATTAATTATCAAAGAGAGTAGCGAAAGTTACTCTCTTCCATTATGGGAGAGCGAAATGAATATTCTTCGTTGGTTAGATAAGTATTTTGAACCTACTTTGATTGTTATTACAATCAGCTTGATGACGCTTATTCTTGGTATCCAAGTCTTATTACGTCCATTTGACTTAAATATTGCTTGGGCTGAAGAGCTAGCGCGGTATCTTTTTGTTTGGGCTATGTACCTTAGTATTAGTTATTGTATTCGTGATGATAGACATATTCGAATTAGAATTTTTATAGACAAATTACCGTTAAAATATAATCAGTTAATGCTAGTAATTGCAGATTTATTCTATCTGGCATTTTCTTCAGTTGTGACTTGGTATGGGTATCACGTGATTGCGAGAAGCTTAAAGTTAGGGCAGATTGCGCCTGCATTAGAGATCCCTGTTGCTGTATTATATTGCTCCGTTGTTATCTGTGCGGCTATTAGTGTGATTCGTTTACTAATTAATATTTATAAAAGAGTTCATGTCATAAAAAATGAATTTAATAAAAAACAAGATAATTCTAGTTCTCAATCAAAACAACAATTAATAGAGCAGTAGTTATGACAACATCACTTTTATTTGGCAGTTTTGCATTATTGCTAGTCATTGGCGTACCAGTAGGTATTGCTTTGGCTGGCGCAAGTATGGTCGCGATTTTTAGTTTACCATTCTTAAATATTGAATTTTTAGTTCAAGGTTTAGTGACAGGTTTAGACTCATTCCCGTTATTAGCTGTGGTGCTTTTCACACTAGCAGGGAACTTAATGAGTCAAGGTGGCATTTCCGATCGATTACTAAAAGTGGCTGAGGTTTTCTTTGGTCATTTCACTGGTGGGTTGGGAATTGTTGCTATTGTTGCCTGTATGTTCTTTGCCTCTATTTCTGGAACAGGGTCTGCAACGGTAGCTGCTATCGGTCTAACCATGATACCAAGTATGGTTAAAAGAGGCTATGACCGTAGTTTCTCCGGCGCATTAATTGCTTCATCTGGAGGAATTGGGGTTATTATTCCGCCTTCTGTTGTCATGATTGTTTATGCAATAACAGCTGAAGTCTCTGTCACGAAGATGTTTATGGCGGGTATTCTGCCTGGTCTGGTTGTTGGCTTCGTATTGATTGGGTATTGTGTTGTTGTTTCACATTTTCGAGGTTATAAAGGGAATGAGAAAAAAGCATCATGGAACGAACGTTTCTTAGCACTTAAAGAGGCATTTTGGTCTTTGATGCTTCCTGTCATCATTCTTGGTGGTATCTACTCAGGTTTATTTACCCCAACTGAATCCGCGGTTGTTGGTGTCTTGTATGGTCTATTTTTTGGTGTTGTCGTCTATAAAGAATTAGATCTTAAAAAAGTTGTTAAAATCGTCTTAGAATCATCTTTATTGGTTGGTGCTGTATTAGTGATTGTTGGAGCATCTGTTACCTTTGGTCGAATATTAACCCTTGAGCGTGTGCCGACAGAAATAGCCCAGTTTATCCTTACGTTAACTGAGAATAAGATACTTATTTTACTTTGTATTAATATTCTTTTATTAATAGTTGGTACCTTCATGGAAACATTGGCTGCA
It encodes the following:
- a CDS encoding TRAP transporter small permease; translation: MFKKVIENIEEIITVPLMVALLFILTWQIATRWFLNSPSLWSEELARVLFMYLCLIGSAIAIKKSTHVSVTYFSDKLPEKIRWLLVMTLEFFVLISIVAIIYLGYKHVQMTAFFELITLGISVKWMNYSLPVGGCFMLARQLQKMYGIAFNFRTFNVSDPLI
- a CDS encoding sialic acid TRAP transporter substrate-binding protein SiaP, translating into MNKLNKVALSLALAGCAFASQAETTLKMGLQASVGSVEYNSAKSFADKIEQVSNGEIKVALYPSAQLGDDRAMLQQVTYGDLDLTYAEFGRMGLWIPKAEAVALPYAIRDFDHFQKVYNSDFGQDIRSQMLNKFGWRALDTWYNGTRETTSNRPLDSIQDFKGLKLRVPNAKPNLEFAKLSGASPTPMAFSEVYLALQTNAVDGEENPLPAINTMKFYEVQSNLAMTHHIINDQMVIMSEASWKKLSDTDKALISKTVKEIGAEHTATVKKQEADLIAFFEEQGMKVSYPDLAPFREAMKPLYTQFEKKVGEPVISQISSL
- a CDS encoding N-acetylmannosamine-6-phosphate 2-epimerase — encoded protein: MKINKLTNLNKLEQLRVSLQGQTVVSIQPVDNGPLDKVAIIVAMALAAEQAGAKALRIQGIANIQAVTQAVKIPVIGIVKRDFDDSPVRITPFVADVIGLANAGATIIAIDATDRVRPESREVLTKAIHDAGCFAMADCSNYQDGVWANQHGVEIIGTTLSGYTGDLIPEEPDFELLRQFSQAGFFTMAEGRYNTPELAAEAIEHGAVAVTVGSAITRLEVVTNWFNSATQSANSQIEANHIENQTKELNSKTEDLL
- a CDS encoding N-acetylmannosamine kinase produces the protein MKILAIDIGGTKVAYGIIENGQLLSREQFATPKTVTIESFNQLIIENCKHEIDLCSEIRISTTGLVTSEGISAINPVTLPFPAPFPLAKKLKETTKIPVFILNDAQAATWFEYQQLTIKAKNMAYVTVSTGVGGGLIIDHQLQKGAGGLAGHIGHMVIEQQGERCGCGRQGCVEVIASGTAIHKQAQQVFGEQISNIQLFEMLESDQKAFDIIQNSAKAIATLCCNLKASLDLDLIVIGGGIGLANGYLQLVQKEITKQPHIFQVKTISAQGGHDACLLGAASYFDSHLTKSNL
- a CDS encoding TRAP transporter substrate-binding protein is translated as MNFKKITLLALGLGFLSVNTNAETVIRIGHDSQETSPAHKAMLFFEKELEQRSNGEIEVEIYPARQLGGVRETTELVQQGNLQMTFGASVLLSPYVPEFNLLDTFYLFDDLDQAHKALDSDKIGQPLLNAMDSKGFHGLGFMELGFRSITNNKAPIDSLADLDGLKIRSASNPTQISAWKSVETIPTPLSWGEIFTSLQQGLINAQESSLYSVYAERFYEAQEYLSLTEHIYSNYVLFMNKDFWTELPEEQQSLLDTVTAETIAMQRILAKEQNESVITQLKEKGMKVNTVPVDVRQAMKVKMNDSIYSTLRERTGPQLFDSIMVEIDNL
- a CDS encoding TRAP transporter small permease yields the protein MNILRWLDKYFEPTLIVITISLMTLILGIQVLLRPFDLNIAWAEELARYLFVWAMYLSISYCIRDDRHIRIRIFIDKLPLKYNQLMLVIADLFYLAFSSVVTWYGYHVIARSLKLGQIAPALEIPVAVLYCSVVICAAISVIRLLINIYKRVHVIKNEFNKKQDNSSSQSKQQLIEQ
- a CDS encoding TRAP transporter large permease, with the translated sequence MTTSLLFGSFALLLVIGVPVGIALAGASMVAIFSLPFLNIEFLVQGLVTGLDSFPLLAVVLFTLAGNLMSQGGISDRLLKVAEVFFGHFTGGLGIVAIVACMFFASISGTGSATVAAIGLTMIPSMVKRGYDRSFSGALIASSGGIGVIIPPSVVMIVYAITAEVSVTKMFMAGILPGLVVGFVLIGYCVVVSHFRGYKGNEKKASWNERFLALKEAFWSLMLPVIILGGIYSGLFTPTESAVVGVLYGLFFGVVVYKELDLKKVVKIVLESSLLVGAVLVIVGASVTFGRILTLERVPTEIAQFILTLTENKILILLCINILLLIVGTFMETLAAIVILTPILLPITTALGMDPIHFGIVMIVNLAIGFVTPPLGANLFMASQIGNIPIEKLSKSIMGWIGAMLIALLLITFIPAISMTLPNL